From the Callospermophilus lateralis isolate mCalLat2 chromosome 10, mCalLat2.hap1, whole genome shotgun sequence genome, the window TATTTAACTCTTAAATAATGAAATGCTGAGGTGGGGGAAAGGGGCCACATGGTGATGCTTATCTGTAGTCTTTGTTCTTAGCCTGTCTTCTAGCCTTTACCTTCACTGATTGCAGCAAAATAGGAAGGCATATGCATTATAGAGGAAATCTAATAAACATTTTTGTCTTGTTTCAACTGCCTCCAAATGATAGAACACATTCCATGACAAATAACAGACCCCCATCtaatatttttgctttttagTCTTCCAAATAGTTGGGGTACATATACTTCTAGAATCTAAGGAAGCAAAAGAGAATGAAGAGCCTAAAATTATTAGGTATCGTAAATCTTAAGATTTCTAGAATTTCTAGTTTTCTGGATATCTCCATCCTTGTTAGTCTgatttccttcctccctttttcCTTGAGAAATTACTTCAGTTGGAGATTGCTCATTATAGAGATAAGAAATCAATTTTGgatttacaaataaaataaatttcacagCAAGTTGGAAGGAACAAAGGGGTTTCTACTTCACTGACATGTTAAAGGCCAGGGGGGAATGAATATGAATGAGAATAATTTCTCAGTAATTTTGGGTAAGAGCTGAATTCATAGATATCAAAACAGAAGGCTGAATTGATGCTCAAGTTATCCTGGTAATAATAAGTGATATGCTTGAAATACAACAGCTGATGGAGCTAGGACACTTGGGTGCAAAGCACTTCTCAGGGTAAACACCATGGTCTCGGAAATTCGATCCATGAGGATAGCTGACAAAACTGTCAGATCTAGTCTTGAGTGGTTACTGCTTGGTTGTAACCTAGGAGAAATGGCAGAACTCTTGATTTAAAGGTCTGAATCTGACTCTCAGTTTTATGAAGTCAGAAAACTGCAAGGTATGGCCTAATCAAGCTTGTGAAGTAATCATTTTATTCAGATAATTTCTGAAGATGGTTATATTAGGAAAAGCCTAGTTTTAGGTGTTCAATCCCGGTGGAGATAGTGGGATTTCCCTGGGTATCTTAGaaaaagtactttattttttcttcttacaAAAGGATGATGTTGTTTTATAAGGAAAAATCTAAACACTACAGAAACATAACATACAAATAAGTCCCTTTAAAAGTGACAATTATTAACAATATCTATTGAGCACCCACTAAGTGCTAGTCACTACTGGTCTAGGTTTCTAGGATACAGTGGTGAACTAAACATAAATTATGTATTAACTATAAATGATCTTTACCACCCTACTGAAACAGGTCCAAATGAAGTCTATACTTATCAATATGTTGACAATAGTTTTACTTTTTAATCTTAAGaaatcttttctttaaaaatatttagatttTAATTGGACTTTTTACTAATCTTAAAATGCGTTCTTAGTTGAAAGCTATCGGTTTAACTAGTCTTGAATATTATTGTTTTTACAAAAAGAAATCTTAATTTACTTTAAATTCTTTCTTGAAGAATCTGACCTCTCCCCATCCATTGTTTTGATTATAGAAATAGAAGTTTTACCTGTCTTTGTTTttactaaaattaaataaaataaatgtttttaagggTAATTAGGGTTTATTATTTTAACCTATGATTAATTATTAGTATGATATTGCCCCAAAAGtttaaaaatagattaaaaaatgaTAGTAATACCATCTGCGGatggaaataaaacagaattaaGGTATCCTTTATTATGTGAATTATCAAATTAGCATAGACtcttagtgttttgtttttctaaaattattccaTTATTCTATATGTCAAACATGTCTTCAGAATTCATTCATTTGTAATTATGAAACCCCTTTGGATTTCAGTCACATCACCTTTTCTACGAACTGTTCTCTTATTCTTGTTTGACTTATTTGCAGGCCCATCTGTATGTCTTAGCTAGTCTAGAACCTATACGGCTGTCTACTGTCACATGGaggctttgttaaaaaaaaaaaaagcatagcaTGAAGACTCATTTGTTAACCAATACATATACAGAGATAATTTGACATTTTTGTgcaaagtaagaaaaaaagaaagaggaattcAAGACACAAGATGAAAAAGAAGCCAGTTTAAGTCAAGAGATAAATGGTGACTGAAGAGTAGAGAGGACAGCTATAGTCAGAATCCTTCATAAAGGACTTATTTACTATGaaaagagtaaataaataaaaagtgatctcttgcttcagcctccagagttgctgggtattatggtttaaatattaggtgtcacccaaaaactcatgtgtgagacaatgtaagaaagtttagaggagaaataattgggttagaAGAGTTTTAATCTAATCTGCTTTGCTGATCTATGGGGGAATATTTAGAACAGAAGTCAGCAAACTTTTGATATAAATGACTAGATATAATAATTTTAGACTTTGGGGTCTCTGGTGTTCCTACTCAATTTTGCAGATAGAACATAAAAGCGGCCACAGATCTGATGTTAATGAGTAGGTGTGCTGTGGACCTGTCAGCAGCAGTCTGGATTTGGTCATGGGCCTATAGTGCTGATCTTTAATCCAGACCAATATTCTTTTTGTAATTTCTCAGAATCTTCCTAGAATTTTCTGTTTGGATCCCTTTCCCAACACAAGTTTGAATTTCAATTATTTATGGACAACAAATACTTTTTACTCTTGGGAAATTACTTTGAAATACctattaaattattaataacaTATAATACTCTCATATCAACCTTTTTTCTTAGGGATAATCATCAATGTCATTTGAAAGTACTGCCTGTAGGGATGGGGTCATAGCACAATAgtacagtgcttgcttagcatgtgtgaggcactgggttcaaatctcagcaccttatataaataaataaaggtccactgacactaaaaaaaaataaaataggggctggggttgtggctcagtgataaagcgctCACCTTACATATgtgggaccctgggtttgatcctcagcaccatttatgtcataaaaataaacaagtgaaataaaggtattgtgtccaactataacaaaaaaaaattaaaataaaataaaaaagtactgCTTGCATGCcctattaattaaaatatttgaacaaCTGGCAAATTTTCAGCTAtccaaaaagagaaaataagctTTAGTTTAAAATTGGCTatcctttaaaaatatatcataCTGAGACAATGTTTTGCTTAAAAGTCTTCTTTGGCTTCCCACTTTCCTTAAAGACAAATTCTTTGGCATAGCATACAaagtcattcataaattggcctcaatttacctcttctgttttatttcttattattcTTTGATCACactctaaaagaataaaaaacatgaaagacaATATTGTACAAAAACTGGTAGATCAACAACTGAAGGATAGTAGCTACTTCTGGAAAAAGAACAGTACTGAGGGGTACCCTAGTGATTTCAACTATGTATGAGATTATTTTTTAAGACTGTAATGCTAATGATAATGAAAACACTAAAGCTGAGATCTGAAACAAATATGGCAAAACATTAATATTGGATAAAACTATGTGGTAGGTGACAAGAGTACTTTTTATATGATTCATCACACTTTTCCATTTGCTTAAAACAAATGTTGACAAACTACAGTCCATGGGCCAAATCTGGCCCACTGCCTGTTTCTGTTAAGTCTTGGAGCTAAGgccagttttatatttttaaagaattgttaaaaagaaaaaaaagaaagaaaaaatacaaagaagaCTTGCTGCACACAaagactaaaatatttactaaaatatttaaaatactttcacAGAAAAAGTCTGCCAACTACTGATTTAAAACATTTCACGAGAAGagaagattaaaagaaaaatgagaggCGACTGAATTCAAGGTGTGTGTCACCTTGGAAGAATGGTTTGCCTTTTTGCATTAAGCATCTGCCTGAATGAAACATCTTATATTACCTTTCTCTTTAATATTAGCTTTCATtaataattttttcaatttttatcaagcagaaatcttttcaaatttttttctattatactGGAATTCACTTAAAAGAATATTGAAAGACAGTATATTCATCAGATTCTGATTTCAGTCTGTAGTTGTGAAAAACTGGGAAGCTCATGTAGATCTCAGTGCAGCATTTTTAGTATACTTAGACTGGCGATATCAAAGGGACCTACTCCCCAGCTATCTCGTTTTTTCACAGGGGATAATGGAGGAAGAGGGttgaataaaattcaaaatgctGTATCACAATAGAAGTTTCTGGATAATGATTATAAAGTTATGAAATAGGTCACCCAAAGAAgtagacatttttattttaatggacAAGATTATTTTAGGGAAATTAGTGAGATAATATATCTACATGTATTAGCATGCTTTAGCTCACAACAATTGGTAGCTCTCAGGACATTATTATCATTTGGGGATTGCTATATAggtattttctttcctttataaaaTATTAACCATATTAGTATTTTATgtgaatatgaaaatattttttcataatgtTTATAATTAATTCCTACAGTTTTGCTTTCTGTGATGACCCAAATTAATTAAAGAGATTAAAATttatggggctagggttgtggctcagtagtagagcgcttgcctagcatgtgcaaggcactgggttctatcctcagcaccatataaaaaataaataaataaataaaataaaggtattgtgtccaactacaactaaaaaaaatatttaaaaaaatttgtgaaaACACAAATGAGACTCACATAGAGATTTTACAGTGAATGTCTGAGGATATTCAGACCCAAATCACCATTTAACAATCTAAGGTATGTATTGTTTTAAACTTAAGTGTCACTGGCCAACTAAAAATACACACAAAACATACTGAGTAAAAGTGATCCATCTGATCATAATATGCCCTTTTTTCtgatcaaataaaaattttaaagagaaggctaaaataatatataattggATTTTTAATTTGGTCACATATATGCTACGTCTAATactcaagttttaaaaatttaccaTGCAACATTAAAGCATATATAAAAAGGCATAAATATTACAACAAAATACTTAGGGATATGCCACCCAGATTATGAAAGAGAACATCACACTTCTGAGGCCCCCTGACACACCCTTCTTTTGTTGTATCTTTTCCTCACCCAGGTTTAACCACTGTTTTAAACATTGTATTTCAATAGACACCAGTATTGCTTTATGTATATACGTGgccgtataaccaatgtgatcctgcaacctgtacacatggaaaaatgagaattcataccccatttgaatcaaatgtatgatatgtcaagattattgtattgtcatgagcaactaataaaaaaaatttaaaaaacattgtaTTTGGCGTATCCATGTGTTTATATTTCTTACACAAATGCACACCTCAAAATAATTCATATTATTTTACAATTTGATTTTGTTGATTTGGCTTTATGTCTGAATCCACACATGCCAACATGTGGTAGAGATAATGCTTACCAAATAGTCTAAGTGTTTCTGTATGTTTCACAGGTTTTAGGTTGGAAGACCTGGagtatgatttgaagtgaacAGTGCTGTGTCAGGGGATGAGATAGTTAAAAACCCATCCCTTTCTTCCCCATGCTCCAGTGAACTCATAAGTCACATATTCCAGATAGGGAAATGGAGAAACAGTAAGAACATGGGTCTTCCATCAGCCTGCGTCCTTGAACGAGGTGACAAAGAGACCCCTGCTAACCTATAGACTTGTGAAATGAACAAGGAATAATCTTATTGCCTTAAGAAACACATACATATAAGTGGGCAGATAATTGCTTTTCTGGGCTATAAGTAGGAGGATAGattaaaaatcttttgaaaatacTTCTGGGATTCTagactaatatttatttattatcactTGCATGGAGAAGCAAATTTCATATACTCTAGCCTTGACCTTTTTGGAAGATCTGTTGCATTAACAACagatgcatattttcagatacatGCTCATGTATTATTTTAGGAATGTTTGTTTTGTCTCCCCAACCAGATTTTAAGTTCTTTAAGAGCCATGTCCTCTCTTGTACCCTACTGTACACCTTATAAGAGTCTACAAAAGCATGAAATAAGTACTGATCTCTTGGTTGCCTGGGAAGGATGAGGACTGTTAGCCAACTTGAATAAGAATTGTGCTGCAATGCTTGTGCTTAACATACATTTTCTTGATCCTATTTCCACTATACACAATAAGATATAAAGGTTAAGTAGCTTTCTTTGGTCATGGATTTGTATCAAAGATGAAGGGTATAAAGAAGGCAGCTGAAGACAGACAGCTTGACTATAAAGCCTTTGCTTTTTACTTACTGAACGTAGGTGAGATGATTTTTAATATAGAAAATGGAGCAGTTAACAAAAATAGTTTTTGTTTATAAAATGTGCAAACATTAACACACTTCTTTGGAGACTTCTCAGCACTCAAGATTGTTAGGTCCTTACCTTGATCACTTCTGGCGTCTGCTGAATCAGAACCACTGAAGTTGTATCTTTGGCTTTATCACCAACAGGACTTCTACAGACTGATAAACTGGCTTCAGAGGAACTCGTCAAGGTCTCCTGTAGAATTTGCATCATTTCCTTTTCTTGTGATAGACTCCCTCTGCCTGATTTGCATTCAACTAGTTCTTGAGCAAAGTCTTCAATGCTTTCCAGAATTCGCAGTAAGAGGGCTCGATCCTCTTCCTCTATTTTGTGTCCATTGTTTTCAATAATCTTTGTTAGACAGGAAGGTGAAACTTTTTCCACAGGTGAAGACACTTTAGATTTAGGCTCAAGATCTACAGGGATTTGAGCAGTTAAATGActgtgaatattttgagaattggAGTTTTTACCTTTGGCAAGTGGCTGTCTTAAAGACGTCTCCATTTTCTGTGAAAATGATTCCAAATCCATTAACAATTTATCTATCTCTTCCTGACTGTTAGGGTTCATAAAATCTCTCTGGTCTCCTGCTTTCACTTTAGGAACTTTTGATTCAGGATCTTCCTCAGGTAGATGAGCAATTGGTTTCTCAAATATCTTAccaatttcattttgctttgctGCAGGACATTTTTGAAGATGAGTACCATTGTTTAAAAATTCTGCTCTGTGTTCATTTACCTTTAACAATTCCTGATCTGGACCATTCTCTGTCCTTTGTCCTTTATCTAATAATGCCTTCTTTCCATCTgactcttcttcaatataaagagTTTCCATTAAGTCACCTGAAGAAACATTCTCTAAAGGGTTCATGGTTAATGGCAGTGATTGAAGCTGGACAGTTTTTATAGTTCTGGGATCATTTACTTCCAAGCTATATAAGGAATTTGTGTTTGGAATGGCTTTTATACTGTCTGTTATCCTAGAATTATGCTTGTCATCTTGTAATTCGAGAGTTTGAAACTGTGAAGAATCAGGGGTTGAGAGCTGGACAACATCTTCATATTTAGGGGGCTGTTCAGAACCATATATTGGGGAAAAGGGAGTCAGTTGTAAGGTAGGCATATTATTGACCAGTTCTGTGAAATCTATGGCCTCGTTATTCCCAGACTGCATGAATTCAAATGGTAACTTTTTCAGATAGGATGCTAACCTGGTCATTACATTCATATAGACAGTTTCGGAGCTAGAAATTGCATCATTACCACTTCCTTCATTAATGTTACCTCCTGACTTTTtctttatgcactgttttatgATATCTGTGCATTTTTTCAAATCCTCAGAGCATTTCAGTAAGATGTCCAAGCACATTTTTATGTCAGTCCCAGAAGAAAAAGAATCTATTTTATGTTTTTCCAAAATCTGAGTAACAAGATCTTCTTCAGAGAAGTTCTGAAAGAACATGGAAGTCAGGTTTGCATCAAGTGAGTTTCTATGGgataaagatttttcctcaactgAGGAACTCCGAAGTAAACCCAAGGATGGGGAGGTCCCATCATTGTTATAATGACCACAGAGCAAGTCAAAGTCAACTGACCTCCTGTTAAATGAGTCAGACTTAACTTTCCTTCCCTTTTTGTAAGTTGCATGGTTAGAGTTTTTGAGTTTTTCAAGggaaaattcttttatttttccactggcaaaACTGATTGCTTCTCCAGCAATATCCTTTAAATTACAGGTATTCTGAAATGTGGATACTTTCTTGACTCTCGGTATGCCTGGGAGGACCTGATGTGGATAGTCACCTTCGGTAGAGGAAAGCCCATTTTCATGGGGTAGAAATACAGAGTTCAGATCTGCATCTTTGAATTGAGACACAGGGATATGCAAAAGGTCTGCACAAACGCTATGGTGTATCACAATGCAGTCAACTCCATGTGTGAAGGTGTGGCAGGTTCCAGTGCAATAATGTATAGCTTGTTCGAAACGTCGGTCTATCACCACGCTGCTGTAGTGGTTCACAGTACTAACCACAAGTCTGTAAGTTGCTGCCATAATACCAAATCCACTCAGTGGTGGGACTTGGAACGTTCTAGAACTTGTTTCAAGGAAATTCTCCTAAATGACACTTAgctgaaaatatatttaatgagAATGTTTAGTGGTTTCTTGCCACTATACAATTTTTCCCATGAAGAGAAACCCTTTAAATTTGAGGTTTGGTAACCATTAGTGTCAGTAGCTGTTGCACATTAATACAAGCTGTGTGCTTGTATTAACAAATCTAATAATTTAATAATgtgctttttagttttatttagtaATATGATACTATAATATTTTTATGAAAGAATGTCCTTTTTTAGTTCTTCAGCAGTTCTATAATTAGGAAATTTATTGTCATAAATTTACTGCCATaaatcttagttggtagtatagaAGTATTGTGATAATTGAGTTCTCCAAAGGtttaaaaaatccattttctGTATAGAGAAACctataataaaagaagaaaacaattaaaaggaaatatgatttcttaatataaagcatttatttcttctttctttgcatCCTGCATGCAGTTAATCACTAACCCCTATTCTCTGTCACATCACTGATTGCTGATTCAATATAGGCCTTTGTTTTGTCACACTCTACCCTCCTTACTACCTGCCCTGTTGTGTCTGCCTCCCAGTTGATATTCCTTATCCCACTCTCTTGGCTCCCTTATATGTCACTAATCTTCGCTTTGTATAGCTTTCTTGTCTTTCAAAGCTCAACAATTCATACATTGATTACTACTGTGGAAATTCTTTTTGGTGGGGTGggtcggggtaccagggattgaactcaggggcactcaaccactgagccacatccccagctctattttgtattttatttagagacaggatctcactgagttgcttagcaccttgcagagttgctgaagctggccttgaactcgtgatcctcctgccttaacctccccagtctctggaattatagacatgtgccactgaaTCTAGCAGGTTCTATCTCTTTTGATTTACTTTCAAAACCTTCAACATCTGTTCCCATCCACctaactttattttctattttccccCTGCAGTAACCTTTTGCTTCCATTGACCAAGTCTGATCAAAGACTGCCAATACACAATGCTGAAACTTCCTTTGTActtgaaaattattttgtttttctttagagAATAACAGCCTTCATTACTGTTCTTAATCCAAACCTCTTAGACCCTGTTCAATGCAGATATTTCTCTCTCTTCATTAAGTGGACACAATTTACTTAATCCTTCTCCTACATTAAAAAACATGGCTTTCAGAACATGTTATAGTTGCTTTCCATAAAGATTCTATCAATGTAACCATTCAATAAATAAATGCCTACTATATGCCAGGCTCTAAGTAATACAGCAGTGACTAAAACAAAGTCCCTGCTTTTATGGAGCTGACAATCTagttggaaaaagaaaaataacacgtAAATAGGCATATAACTTATTTATGCTGATATATGTTATGGAGAAAAATGAAGGAGGGAAAGATAAAGTTGGAAGGTGCTGTTTTATAAAGAAAAGGAAGACCTCAATGACCTCTTGAATAGAGACTTGAAAGAAGACAGGGAGCAGGTCAAGGAAGTGTTATCAGATAAATCCACTTTAGGCAGAATAATCATAAGTACAAAGGCACTGAGGTGGGAACATGCTTTATTTACTAGAAGGAGACTAAAGTGGTAGGAGCTGAGAAGGCAAGGGGGGCAGTGTGGGGCATAAGACATGAAAGGTGGAAGTCTATAATATGCAGGGTCTGTAGATCATTATAATGAAATTGGCCTGAGCTCTGAGAGAACCAGGAAACAACTGATGGCTAACTGAACAGAGGAATGACATGATCACTCACATTTTAAGTTGGTGAATTTTGGCTGTGTGTTCAAAGATGCAGAGATGTAAGATAAGGAGGGAAACAAGTTAGGTACTACCTGCAATGATCCAGACAAGTAGGtggggggctggggctatggctcagcagtagagcgcttgcctagcacatgtgaggcgctgggttccatcctcagtaccgcataaaaataaataaataaaataaatatattgtgtccaactacacctgaaaaaaaaaaaaaaaagaaggctggGGGGCTTGGACCAGGATAGCTAACTGTGGAGATGTTCGGATACTATATTATTTCAAGACACAGCCAATACGATTTGCTCAAGGATAGAATGTGCCACACTGTCGAATCAAGAATGGTGCCAATAAAGCAATGATAGGAAACAGACAATGAAAGCAATGAAATAGAGTATAAGTTTCATTGCACCATTACCAGCATATTTTAACAATAAAAAATctttacctatttaataatgagaaactcaactccattatttttatattttacttctttaatcctagaaaattttattttgctttttttattcTTTGGTAAACTATCTATTCTTGACCtttacacatatacatattgGGGACTTGTGAATTACAGAAAcaataaatacaaataattcaTGAATAATCTTTTCTTATGTTGAATTCTTACACTGGTTAAAATATAATTGCTGGTTCCTTGGATCCAACGAtaactgtttttatgccagtactacACTACTACATTACTGTTGCTTTATTAAGTTCTA encodes:
- the Ppp2r3a gene encoding serine/threonine-protein phosphatase 2A regulatory subunit B'' subunit alpha isoform X1 codes for the protein MAATYRLVVSTVNHYSSVVIDRRFEQAIHYCTGTCHTFTHGVDCIVIHHSVCADLLHIPVSQFKDADLNSVFLPHENGLSSTEGDYPHQVLPGIPRVKKVSTFQNTCNLKDIAGEAISFASGKIKEFSLEKLKNSNHATYKKGRKVKSDSFNRRSVDFDLLCGHYNNDGTSPSLGLLRSSSVEEKSLSHRNSLDANLTSMFFQNFSEEDLVTQILEKHKIDSFSSGTDIKMCLDILLKCSEDLKKCTDIIKQCIKKKSGGNINEGSGNDAISSSETVYMNVMTRLASYLKKLPFEFMQSGNNEAIDFTELVNNMPTLQLTPFSPIYGSEQPPKYEDVVQLSTPDSSQFQTLELQDDKHNSRITDSIKAIPNTNSLYSLEVNDPRTIKTVQLQSLPLTMNPLENVSSGDLMETLYIEEESDGKKALLDKGQRTENGPDQELLKVNEHRAEFLNNGTHLQKCPAAKQNEIGKIFEKPIAHLPEEDPESKVPKVKAGDQRDFMNPNSQEEIDKLLMDLESFSQKMETSLRQPLAKGKNSNSQNIHSHLTAQIPVDLEPKSKVSSPVEKVSPSCLTKIIENNGHKIEEEDRALLLRILESIEDFAQELVECKSGRGSLSQEKEMMQILQETLTSSSEASLSVCRSPVGDKAKDTTSVVLIQQTPEVIKIQNKPEKKPGTPLPTPATFPVSPQPLSPVPAVNNVVNAPSSINIPRFYFPEGLPDTCINHEQILSRIETAFMDIEDQKADIHEMGKIAKICGCPLYWKAPMFRAAGGEKTGFVSAPSFIAMWRKLLNNHHDDASKFICLLAKPSCSSLEQEDFFPLLQDVVDTHPGLTFLKDAPEFHSRYITTVIQRIFYTVNRSWSGKITSTEIRKSNFLQTLALLEEEEDINQITDYFSYEHFYVIYCKFWELDSDHDLFISQADLSRYNDQASSNRIIERIFSGAVTRGKTVQKEGRMSYADFVWFLISEEDKRNPTSIEYWFRCMDLDGDGILSMYELEYFYEEQCERMEAMGIEPLPFHDLLCQMLDLVKPANDGKITLQDLKRCRMAHIFYDTFFNLEKYLDHEQRDPFAVQKDVENDGPEPSDWDRFAAEEYETLVAEESAQAQFQEGSFEDYETDEPASPSEFGNKGNKINSSLSEKHGKLQSVDEE